Proteins from a genomic interval of Candidatus Hydrothermales bacterium:
- a CDS encoding C-terminal helicase domain-containing protein — translation MLIFTEQRDTLRYPKGHIESWGYSTCEIHGGMDVNERKRAQEEFRTNAQICIATEAAGEGINLQFCHLVINYDLPWNPARLEQRMGRVHRIGQKRDVYVFNFVAEESVNGKPIIEGIVLKNFLIRLKK, via the coding sequence CTGTTAATTTTCACCGAACAGAGAGATACACTCCGTTATCCAAAGGGGCACATTGAAAGTTGGGGATACTCTACTTGTGAAATTCATGGCGGAATGGATGTTAACGAAAGGAAAAGAGCTCAGGAAGAATTTAGAACCAACGCTCAAATTTGTATAGCTACAGAGGCAGCAGGCGAGGGAATAAACTTACAATTTTGCCATCTTGTTATTAATTACGACTTACCCTGGAATCCTGCACGTCTTGAACAACGAATGGGAAGAGTCCACCGAATAGGACAAAAAAGAGATGTCTACGTTTTTAACTTTGTCGCAGAAGAATCTGTAAATGGGAAACCCATAATTGAAGGTATAGTTCTAAAAAACTTCTTGATAAGATTGAAAAAATGA